The DNA sequence TCTGTGCATTGACCGTCCCTCTTCTCTATCCACTTTCGAATTAAACCTCTAGTAATCCCAGTGTGAATAGAATATAAATAAGCTTCCGAACATAAAAACCCCTAAAGCCAATGGCTTTAGAGGTTGATAATAATTCTGTCGGCTGAACTTGAAGCGCCCTGTATATCTTCTCCAGCGTATCTATGGAAAATTCCGTTCTCCCCGCTCTATTGCTTCAATATAAGCGTCATCCAAATTAGACAGTTCCGCGAGTTGTTGTTGAGTGAGGCCGCACATGGTACTAATTCCTGGATAGCAGAAACCACGCTAATATAGCCATGAACGATTCTCCGCCAAAATCAACGGCGGCCTGGTTGTATTTTATTCAACTATCGTTTCTCGTTAGTTTAATGACGAACTGCCATGCACATGGATTTTCAAAAACCATCTTTTGCGTGCGGGTGCTCGTCCAAATT is a window from the Paenibacillus sp. J23TS9 genome containing:
- a CDS encoding helix-turn-helix transcriptional regulator produces the protein MCGLTQQQLAELSNLDDAYIEAIERGERNFP